GAGCCGGGCGCGCAACTCGGCGTTCTCACGGGAGAGTTCGTCACGGCGTGCGTGGGACGACAGCGCCGGGTCGGTCTCCCACCAGTCGATCCCCATCTCCTTGGCCTTGTCGACGGAGGCGACGATCAGGCGCAGCTTGATGGTGAGCAGTTCGATGTCGAGCAGGTTGATGCGGATGTCACCCGCGATCACCAGGCCCTTATCGAGGACGCGCTCCAGGATGTCGGCCAGGTTGGCACTCCCGTTCTGCCCGTACGGCTCGGGGACTCGGCTCGGGAACGTCATCGGCGACTCCCGCCGGCGGCGACCCGCTCCTCGTCCTCATCCTCGTACGGTTCCTCGTCCATGTCCTCCCCGGCGTCGCCCTCGGCCTCGGGAACGTCCTCGTACTCGCCCTCCGGTACCTCGTCCGGGTCCTCCAGGTCGCCTTCCTCGTCCTCGTCGACGTACCCTTCGGCCTCTTCGTCCTCGTCCGGCTCGGCCTCGTCGGCGTCCTCGTCCTCCTCGTACTCGCCCTCGGCCTCGCCGTCCTCCGACGCCTCGTCGTCGGGCAGCTCCTCCTGCTCCTCGTCCTCCCGCTCCTCCTCGGCGAGGGCGTCCTCGTGGCTGACGACGACGTCGCCGTCGCGGATCTCGCCGCGCCAGCCGTCCTCGGCCTCGCCCCTGAGGGTGATGAAGCGGGCGAAGTTCTTGAGGTCGAGCCGGGCCCGGCGGCCCTGGGCGCGCCAGATGTTGCCGGTCTTCTCGAAGAGGCCCTGCGGGTAGTACTCCATCACCAGCAGGACCCGGGTGAGGTCGTCGGCGAGGGAGTGGAAGGTGACCGCGCCCTTCGTGGTGCCCTTGGCGCCCTCCGACGTCCAGGTGATCCGCTGG
The DNA window shown above is from Streptomyces akebiae and carries:
- a CDS encoding gas vesicle protein, with the translated sequence MTFPSRVPEPYGQNGSANLADILERVLDKGLVIAGDIRINLLDIELLTIKLRLIVASVDKAKEMGIDWWETDPALSSHARRDELSRENAELRARLAELDDGGLRREPEPAIERGRAREEPS